The following proteins are encoded in a genomic region of Leptolyngbyaceae cyanobacterium:
- a CDS encoding ATP-binding protein has product MANLHKWLKFNSKINFLFEYRYYIQAGLTLCTGIGLSVVAFLAVYNWEHKFRQTEMQERLEKIASNIEGEIDGNSEVIRAVGALYNSSKKIRPQEFESFAKALLYRHPSLKEIAWLPVSEQNNRQYSHNQYAFSFNETERLLYLDLTALSAYKSALEKATVREEIIATSRIKLIKETYSKTNFLVFMPIYNRNKNITRFNKTNKSPLERPDLRGFILGRLEVEEIVRTSLQEVKLDSTDFYLEDLTAPLDERFLAFYEASTKRIITESAQVNKIKNNQQFYCRIGNACTRIINIENRRWLLRLLLPLNHNNAQHYWRSWLTLIFGIFLTSIVMIYLRRLLRYTEQIEKMIAERTQQSKQLSQALQQLKQAQAQLVQTEKMSALGQLVAGIAHEINNPVNFIYGNLHYVNQYTLNLLKLMNFYQDGYNDRDEKLQQYKEEMDFDFIIQDFPRLIHSMKIGADRIRDIVLSLKNFSRLDESEMKEVNLHDGIDNTLLILQTRLKARGNFPGIKIIKKYGTLPSIECYPSQLNQVFMNIIANSIDALESYYNTLSEQQKSGKEITITISSECSKPDYVCIRIADNGPGMTEEVKKRLFDPFFTTKPIGKGTGLGLSISYQIVVDKHNGLLWCESIPGQGTEFWIEIPVRQETKNLMFSI; this is encoded by the coding sequence ATGGCTAACTTACATAAGTGGTTAAAGTTCAATTCTAAAATTAATTTTTTATTTGAATATCGCTATTATATTCAGGCTGGATTAACCCTTTGTACGGGAATTGGATTGTCAGTTGTTGCATTTTTAGCAGTGTATAACTGGGAGCATAAATTCCGGCAAACAGAAATGCAAGAGCGATTAGAAAAAATAGCTAGCAATATAGAAGGAGAAATCGATGGTAATTCCGAAGTAATCAGGGCAGTCGGTGCTTTATATAATTCCTCTAAAAAGATTCGACCACAAGAGTTTGAAAGTTTTGCCAAAGCTCTTTTATATCGGCATCCCAGTCTTAAAGAAATTGCTTGGTTACCTGTTAGCGAGCAAAATAATAGGCAATACAGTCATAACCAATATGCCTTCTCTTTTAATGAAACCGAAAGACTTCTATATTTAGATTTAACTGCTCTGTCTGCTTATAAATCAGCTTTAGAAAAAGCAACAGTTCGAGAAGAGATAATTGCAACTAGTAGAATTAAGTTAATTAAAGAAACTTATTCAAAAACTAATTTTTTAGTTTTTATGCCAATTTACAATCGAAACAAGAATATAACGAGATTTAACAAAACCAATAAATCACCTTTAGAGCGGCCAGATTTGAGAGGTTTTATCCTGGGCAGGTTAGAGGTTGAAGAGATTGTTAGAACTAGCTTACAAGAAGTAAAATTGGACTCTACCGATTTTTACTTGGAAGACCTGACTGCCCCGCTAGATGAAAGGTTTTTAGCTTTTTACGAAGCAAGTACAAAAAGAATAATTACAGAGTCCGCTCAAGTAAACAAGATTAAAAATAACCAACAATTTTATTGCCGTATTGGTAATGCTTGCACTCGCATAATTAATATTGAAAATCGCCGATGGTTATTGCGATTGCTACTGCCATTAAACCACAACAATGCTCAACACTATTGGCGGTCTTGGTTAACTTTAATCTTTGGAATCTTCCTAACTAGTATAGTGATGATTTACTTACGAAGGCTATTGCGTTATACCGAGCAAATTGAAAAAATGATCGCCGAACGCACTCAGCAATCTAAACAATTGTCACAAGCATTACAGCAACTAAAACAAGCACAAGCTCAACTAGTGCAAACAGAAAAAATGTCTGCTTTAGGGCAATTAGTAGCTGGCATTGCTCACGAAATTAATAATCCGGTAAATTTTATTTATGGGAATCTCCATTACGTCAATCAATATACATTGAATTTATTAAAATTAATGAATTTTTACCAAGATGGCTATAACGATAGAGATGAAAAGCTCCAACAATACAAGGAAGAGATGGATTTTGATTTTATTATCCAAGATTTTCCAAGGCTAATTCATTCTATGAAGATAGGGGCCGATCGCATTCGCGATATCGTTCTATCTTTAAAAAATTTCTCTCGGTTAGATGAGAGCGAGATGAAAGAAGTTAATCTCCATGATGGCATTGACAATACTCTACTAATTTTACAAACCAGGCTAAAAGCTAGAGGCAATTTCCCCGGTATCAAAATAATCAAAAAATATGGAACATTACCTTCGATTGAGTGCTATCCCAGCCAATTAAATCAAGTATTTATGAATATCATTGCTAATAGTATTGATGCTTTAGAAAGTTATTATAATACTCTATCAGAGCAGCAAAAATCCGGGAAAGAAATAACTATTACTATTAGTAGCGAATGCTCGAAACCCGATTATGTATGTATCCGAATCGCTGACAATGGCCCTGGCATGACAGAGGAAGTAAAAAAACGATTATTCGATCCATTTTTTACCACAAAACCAATCGGGAAAGGAACAGGTTTAGGGTTGTCAATCAGTTATCAAATTGTCGTTGATAAGCATAATGGTTTACTGTGGTGCGAGTCGATACCGGGACAAGGAACAGAATTTTGGATTGAGATTCCCGTTCGACAAGAAACAAAAAATTTAATGTTTTCTATCTAG
- a CDS encoding alpha/beta fold hydrolase: MGDYTSLISEIVEQAKIRENALPVRNEACRSQFYFHPHPTKKVFVLFHGFTAGPYQFEPLGKAFFEAGYNVLAPLQPGHGIAGDWDGDNPPPLPTEREVYLEFVLGWLEKAKLLGEEVILGGYSSGGTLAAWFALEYPQIISKALIFAPYLKSSFIVTDWLVSILPFYYEWFNKDNPGNFGYQGFRIPALRLFLDMGYEILDRIEHHPAAPMLIIASEGDAATNHADQREFFTAVLQHQPQAWYYCFDKSLDIPHTMMTELEGNGYLDILIAIAKAYVETDLTWTQLNTITEGMLQGKSFDAVIKERNLHQQRSADLRIMMELVDKESIVKISE; the protein is encoded by the coding sequence ATGGGAGATTATACTTCTTTAATATCAGAGATAGTCGAACAAGCTAAGATTCGAGAGAATGCTTTACCTGTGAGGAATGAAGCTTGTCGATCGCAATTTTATTTTCATCCCCATCCCACCAAAAAAGTATTCGTTTTGTTCCACGGTTTTACGGCTGGGCCTTATCAATTTGAACCTTTAGGAAAAGCTTTTTTTGAAGCGGGTTATAATGTTTTAGCTCCCTTGCAACCCGGTCATGGCATAGCCGGAGATTGGGATGGAGATAACCCGCCGCCTTTACCAACAGAGAGGGAAGTTTATCTAGAATTTGTATTGGGTTGGTTGGAGAAAGCTAAACTTTTGGGAGAAGAAGTTATACTGGGTGGTTATTCGAGTGGCGGTACTCTAGCGGCTTGGTTTGCCTTGGAATATCCCCAAATAATTAGCAAAGCTTTAATTTTTGCTCCTTATCTAAAAAGTAGTTTTATTGTGACAGATTGGTTGGTGTCGATTTTGCCTTTTTATTATGAGTGGTTCAATAAAGATAATCCCGGTAATTTTGGTTATCAAGGATTTCGGATTCCGGCGTTGCGGTTGTTTTTAGATATGGGTTATGAAATTCTCGATCGCATAGAGCACCATCCCGCCGCGCCGATGTTAATTATTGCTAGTGAAGGTGATGCGGCTACCAACCACGCAGATCAAAGGGAATTTTTTACAGCCGTACTGCAACATCAGCCTCAAGCTTGGTATTACTGTTTTGATAAATCTCTTGATATTCCTCATACTATGATGACCGAACTGGAGGGTAATGGTTATCTGGATATACTGATTGCGATCGCAAAAGCTTATGTGGAAACTGATTTAACTTGGACTCAGTTAAACACCATTACTGAAGGAATGCTGCAAGGAAAAAGTTTCGATGCTGTAATAAAAGAACGGAATCTTCATCAACAGAGGTCGGCAGATTTACGAATAATGATGGAATTAGTAGATAAAGAAAGTATTGTTAAGATTAGTGAATGA
- a CDS encoding sulfate ABC transporter substrate-binding protein: protein MRIRIFNKKSSSYKLFSLFLGFGLGLNLLIPQVANTQQRPKDVELTLVSFAVTKAAYDRIIPNFVAKWKREQNQNVRFNQSYGGSGSQTRAVIDGLEADVVHLALAFDVNRIQQVGLIQPGWEREIPNNGVVSKSVVALVTRPGNPKRIQGWSDLAKNGVKVITANPKTSGVARWNFLALWGSVVRTGGNENAARRFVSQVYQNVPVLPRDAREASDAFYKQGQGDVLLNYENEILLAKQQGETEPYIIPQVNISIENPVAVVDRNVNKHGTRQVAEAFVKYLATPEAQREFAKVGFRPANAAVAAEFSRTFPRINNLFTVAQLGGWDNAQRRFFADNAIFDQIQVASGRR, encoded by the coding sequence ATGCGGATTCGTATTTTCAATAAAAAATCTTCTAGTTACAAGCTATTTTCTTTATTTTTGGGGTTTGGTCTCGGCTTAAATTTATTAATCCCTCAGGTGGCCAATACTCAGCAAAGACCGAAAGATGTTGAACTAACTTTAGTTTCCTTTGCTGTTACTAAAGCAGCTTATGACAGGATTATTCCTAACTTTGTTGCTAAGTGGAAACGAGAACAAAACCAGAATGTTAGGTTCAACCAAAGCTATGGCGGTTCTGGTTCCCAAACTCGTGCAGTTATTGATGGGTTAGAAGCAGATGTAGTACATTTAGCGTTGGCTTTTGATGTGAATCGCATTCAGCAAGTTGGTTTGATTCAACCTGGATGGGAGCGGGAAATTCCTAATAACGGAGTTGTTAGTAAATCAGTGGTAGCTTTAGTAACGCGACCTGGTAATCCCAAACGAATTCAAGGTTGGTCTGATTTAGCTAAAAATGGCGTTAAAGTGATTACTGCTAATCCGAAAACTTCCGGTGTAGCTCGTTGGAACTTTTTAGCTTTGTGGGGTTCTGTAGTCAGAACTGGCGGAAATGAAAATGCAGCACGTCGCTTTGTGAGTCAAGTTTATCAAAACGTTCCTGTCCTTCCCAGAGATGCTCGCGAAGCTTCCGATGCTTTCTACAAACAAGGACAAGGAGATGTGTTGCTCAACTATGAAAACGAAATTCTCTTAGCGAAACAACAGGGTGAAACAGAACCGTATATCATCCCGCAAGTGAACATTTCGATCGAGAATCCGGTCGCAGTTGTTGATAGAAATGTAAACAAACATGGTACTCGTCAGGTGGCAGAGGCTTTCGTGAAGTACCTCGCTACTCCGGAAGCTCAAAGAGAATTTGCTAAAGTAGGTTTTCGACCTGCTAACGCTGCGGTAGCGGCTGAGTTTAGCAGAACTTTTCCTAGAATTAACAACTTGTTTACTGTAGCTCAACTAGGGGGTTGGGATAACGCGCAAAGAAGATTCTTTGCTGATAATG